One genomic region from Gossypium hirsutum isolate 1008001.06 chromosome D13, Gossypium_hirsutum_v2.1, whole genome shotgun sequence encodes:
- the LOC107937652 gene encoding UPF0481 protein At3g47200: MAPKKGQLGKINAPSFETKKDEASNDSEVEDLERGPDQGFIYEVPRNIRQANPKAYTPLSISIGPLHYRKTNLASMAKYKVGYQVKFLQRNSGSKEPLESFWSFIERNEKKILNYYEALIDEDEFVKMIFYDALFIVELFLRNYEKEVKNSDVKDFLLKETWSAGLRRDLILLENQIPMFVLEELYKPYENHKLASDASVPSFLKLTCSYFDIPWDPQFEHIEIPHFTALQRCHMTKTQNPSSETKIPTLKKVYGATSLQEVGVELIVEPNQTACLLDIKFEGKKLKIPKLTVHSNTEAYLRNVMAFEMCHCPDEAYVCAYIELMNYLIPTAQDVKPLIEKGILSKEGKHEGRLVTTISTDIMVQRTIKKLMQGIGEPPPCYRETANQLNQLYKEGRKRKVTLFIKKNYGILKRVYFPNLWRGTGTAAAFMVVIFTIIQTVLAFVKD; the protein is encoded by the coding sequence ATGGCTCCAAAGAAGGGACAATTAGGCAAAATTAACGCCCCATCATTTGAGACAAAGAAAGATGAAGCATCCAATGATTCGGAAGTTGAGGATTTGGAGCGGGGGCCGGACCAAGGGTTTATCTACGAGGTCCCTAGGAACATTCGTCAAGCAAATCCAAAAGCTTACACGCCTCTATCAATTTCAATTGGCCCTCTTCATTATCGGAAAacaaatttggctagcatggccAAGTATAAAGTGGGTTATCAAGTTAAATTTCTTCAAAGGAATTCCGGTTCCAAAGAGCCATTGGAAAGTTTTTGGAGCTTCATTGAACGCAACGAGAAAAAGATTCTCAACTATTACGAGGCTTTAATCGATGAAGACGAGTTTGTAAAGATGATATTTTATGATGCACTGTTTATCGTGGAGCTCTTCTTGAGGAACTACGAGAAGGAAGTGAAAAATTCGGACGTAAAAGACTTCTTGTTGAAAGAAACATGGTCCGCTGGTCTACGGAGGGATTTGATCTTACTTGAAAACCAGATCCCAATGTTCGTGCTTGAAGAACTGTATAAACCATATGAAAACCACAAACTAGCATCAGATGCCTCTGTTCCTTCTTTCCTTAAACTAACTTGCTCCTACTTTGACATTCCATGGGACCCGCAGTTCGAGCATATAGAAATCCCACACTTCACCGCTTTGCAAAGATGCCATATGACCAAAACACAAAATCCATCATCCGAGACCAAGATCCCAACGTTAAAAAAAGTGTATGGTGCCACAAGTTTGCAAGAAGTTGGTGTTGAACTTATAGTTGAACCTAATCAAACTGCATGTTTGCTTGATATTAAATTTGAAGGCAAAAAGCTTAAAATCCCCAAATTGACAGTGCACTCCAACACTGAAGCTTACCTTCGGAACGTCATGGCGTTCGAGATGTGCCATTGTCCAGATGAAGCCTACGTTTGTGCTTACATAGAACTAATGAATTATCTCATTCCAACTGCCCAAGATGTAAAACCGTTAATAGAAAAAGGGATTTTAAGCAAGGAAGGCAAACACGAAGGAAGACTGGTTACCACAATAAGCACGGATATAATGGTGCAACGTACGATTAAGAAACTTATGCAGGGAATTGGGGAGCCACCTCCTTGCTACCGGGAAACCGCGAACCAATTGAATCAGCTTTATAAAGAGGGTCGGAAGCGCAAAGTGACATTATTCATCAAGAAAAATTATGGAATTCTGAAGCGTGTTTATTTCCCCAATCTTTGGAGAGGAACAGGGACTGCTGCAGCTTTTATGGTGGTCATCTTCACCATCATACAAACCGTGTTGGCTTTTGTGAAAGattaa